A stretch of Lathyrus oleraceus cultivar Zhongwan6 chromosome 6, CAAS_Psat_ZW6_1.0, whole genome shotgun sequence DNA encodes these proteins:
- the LOC127093480 gene encoding protein SPA, chloroplastic, whose product MTVSSSLSLPHFRSSFLYSPLKSFSPSPSSRNILIQPKHTFYPRIRALELDQNTVIAITVGVLSVAVGIGIPVFYETQIDNAAKRDNTQPCFPCNGSGAQKCRFCLGSGNVTVELGGTETEVSRCINCDGAGSLTCTTCQGSGIQPRYLDRREFKDDD is encoded by the exons ATGACAGtatcttcttctctttctctccctCACTTCCGTTCCTCCTTTCTTTATTCCCCTCTTAAATCTTTCTCTCCCTCTCCATCATCTAGAAATATCTTAATTCAGCCAAAACATACATTTTATCCACGTATTAGAGCTCTTGAACTTGATCAAAACACG GTTATAGCTATAACTGTCGGTGTTTTGAGTGTGGCTGTTGGAATTGGCATTCCGGTGTTCTATGAAACACAAATTGATAATGCA GCTAAGAGAGATAACACACAGCCATGCTTCCCATGCAATGGATCTGGAGCTC AGAAATGCAGATTTTGTTTGGGAAGTGGCAATGTGACAGTTGAACTTGGTGGAACTGAGACGGAGGTTTCTCGTTGTATAAACTGTGATGGTGCTGGCTCACTCACATGCACAACTTGTCAAGGTTCAGGAATTCAACCTCGTTACCTTGACCGTAG AGAGTTCAAAGACGATGACTGA
- the LOC127093481 gene encoding L10-interacting MYB domain-containing protein isoform X2, which produces MELEPSNQPKQERSRTRWTASLDRIFADLVVKQIQLGNRQNDVFDKKTWNHIRDEFNKQTDLNFNNNQLRKHLDVLRTRFNNLKPTNDQNNGFVIDDPLYVGFDQWEDIGTQPRNETVKGKDCPIYEQLCAIFIDSPADGKYAQSSHYEELDKTAGFDAAGLTSCPENGVSHYENQSSSKSIPRNISNVEKVTKNSLDRKRKRPNETQTTSLDQDACNAMAEALLQMVSVSRLRAVVSSAIDDKFSITNCIRALDEIQGIDQHLYFSALDLFEDPSLRETFISLKSVKIRLAWLQGKCSKSSPR; this is translated from the exons ATGGAACTTGAACCCAGTAATCAGCCCAAGCAAGAGCGTTCGAGGACAAGATGGACAGCATCCCTTGACAGGATATTTGCAGACTTGGTTGTCAAGCAGATTCAACTTGGGAACAGACAAAACGATGTTTTTGACAAGAAAACGTGGAATCACATTCGTGATGAGTTTAATAAGCAAACAGACCTTAATTTCAATAATAATCAATTGAGAAAACATCTAGATGTTCTTCGGACACGCTTCAATAATTTGAAACCTACTAATGATCAAAATAATGGTTTTGTAATAGATGATCCCCTTTACGTTGGCTTTGATCAGTGGGAAGATATCGGG ACACAGCCGAGGAATGAAACAGTTAAAGGAAAAGATTGTCCGATATATGAGCAGCTCTGCGCAATATTCATAGACTCGCCTGCTGATGGGAAATACGCTCAATCTAGTCATTATGAAGAGTTAGATAAAACTGCCGGATTCGATGCTGCTGGCTTGACTTCATGTCCAGAAAATGGTGTCTCACATTATGAGAATCAATCATCGTCAAAATCCATTCCAAGGAATATCTCAAATGTTGAGAAAGTGACAAAGAATTCACTTGATAGGAAAAGAAAACGTCCTAATGAGACACAAACTACTAGTTTGGATCAAGACGCATGCAACGCTATGGCAGAAGCCTTGTTACAGATGGTTTCGGTTTCAAGATTAAGAGCGGTTGTTTCAAGTGCAATTGATGATAAATTTTCCATAACAAATTGCATAAGGGCTCTGGATGAAATACAAGGCATTGATCAACATCTTTACTTTTCTGCACTGGATCTCTTTGAGGATCCCAGTTTAAGAGAGACATTCATTTCATTGAAAAGTGTCAAGATACGGTTGGCATGGTTACAAGGAAAATGCAGTAAAAGTTCCCCCCGTTAG
- the LOC127093481 gene encoding L10-interacting MYB domain-containing protein isoform X1 — protein MELEPSNQPKQERSRTRWTASLDRIFADLVVKQIQLGNRQNDVFDKKTWNHIRDEFNKQTDLNFNNNQLRKHLDVLRTRFNNLKPTNDQNNGFVIDDPLYVGFDQWEDIGLPVQTQPRNETVKGKDCPIYEQLCAIFIDSPADGKYAQSSHYEELDKTAGFDAAGLTSCPENGVSHYENQSSSKSIPRNISNVEKVTKNSLDRKRKRPNETQTTSLDQDACNAMAEALLQMVSVSRLRAVVSSAIDDKFSITNCIRALDEIQGIDQHLYFSALDLFEDPSLRETFISLKSVKIRLAWLQGKCSKSSPR, from the exons ATGGAACTTGAACCCAGTAATCAGCCCAAGCAAGAGCGTTCGAGGACAAGATGGACAGCATCCCTTGACAGGATATTTGCAGACTTGGTTGTCAAGCAGATTCAACTTGGGAACAGACAAAACGATGTTTTTGACAAGAAAACGTGGAATCACATTCGTGATGAGTTTAATAAGCAAACAGACCTTAATTTCAATAATAATCAATTGAGAAAACATCTAGATGTTCTTCGGACACGCTTCAATAATTTGAAACCTACTAATGATCAAAATAATGGTTTTGTAATAGATGATCCCCTTTACGTTGGCTTTGATCAGTGGGAAGATATCGGG CTTCCTGTGCAGACACAGCCGAGGAATGAAACAGTTAAAGGAAAAGATTGTCCGATATATGAGCAGCTCTGCGCAATATTCATAGACTCGCCTGCTGATGGGAAATACGCTCAATCTAGTCATTATGAAGAGTTAGATAAAACTGCCGGATTCGATGCTGCTGGCTTGACTTCATGTCCAGAAAATGGTGTCTCACATTATGAGAATCAATCATCGTCAAAATCCATTCCAAGGAATATCTCAAATGTTGAGAAAGTGACAAAGAATTCACTTGATAGGAAAAGAAAACGTCCTAATGAGACACAAACTACTAGTTTGGATCAAGACGCATGCAACGCTATGGCAGAAGCCTTGTTACAGATGGTTTCGGTTTCAAGATTAAGAGCGGTTGTTTCAAGTGCAATTGATGATAAATTTTCCATAACAAATTGCATAAGGGCTCTGGATGAAATACAAGGCATTGATCAACATCTTTACTTTTCTGCACTGGATCTCTTTGAGGATCCCAGTTTAAGAGAGACATTCATTTCATTGAAAAGTGTCAAGATACGGTTGGCATGGTTACAAGGAAAATGCAGTAAAAGTTCCCCCCGTTAG